AGAACCATTTATATCGTTCATTCTTTCTTTACAGGCTAAGAGGTGAAGCTGTACAAAACATCAAACTGGAgtatcaagaaaacaaaagctAGTTATTATAAGTGGAGAACCAAGACTACCATATCACCAGACACAACAAGCTTTATGTGCCCTTTATCTGCGCTTCTCGACTAGTCAGTGGAACATAACGGACAGAAGTCTCACTTCGAACGCTTATTGAACCATCCAATTTCTTGTCTATAACCTTGAGGTCTTGGAAAAAAGTACCCACTGGAATCACCATCCTTCCCCCAGGCTTTAACTGGTCGATGAGATCCTGTGGAACATCAGCTGCAGCTGCTCCAACGTGAATAGCATCATATGGTGCGTGCTCCGGCCAACCCTTCCTCCCGTCTGCAATGATGCAAGTCACCAAAAAACACTCATTTGTCAACACACTAAAGAAAAGACCCATGGCGGGGGCATGGCAGACTGGAaaaagaaattacattaaataacCATCTATGAACACAACTACTTTGGTCTGTCGAATGTCTCCTAGTGCTATCTTTGCTGAGAGTTATTTGGTGTTGATCAGCAAACAGAAACGTATACAATTCCAAATTACTTAAAATACGAATCTCTATGACCTAATCAATAAGTTCCTGAacaaacaatatgaaaatgctATAAAAACATACCACCAACATGCAATGAGAGGGACCCTTCTTTTAACAAAGGAGCTGCTGCACTTTTTTCAACATTCTTGATCGACCATGCAACCAACTCTGGTATATGTTCTACACCAACAGCTCGACCTTGTGGTCCAACCATCAGAGCAAAACATGCTGTGAGATACCCGGTCCCTacatggggaaaaaaaaaaaaaaaaaagctattaAGAAACTGACTGCTGCAGCAGAATTAGCTTTGATGGGAAATGGTCATCCTtcattcaaacaatcaaattacCTCAATTCGAATAGATATGAATTCATTGCTTACAACCCAACAAGAATATATTCTAAAAGCTTATCAGTATCTCCTAACATTTTCCataagagaaaataaatatcCATCAAGTAACAATGGcatgaaagtttcaaatcttCCTAACTGCACACGTGATTAATTTTTTGAGTTCcctctccaaaattccaattagGAACTAAGAACTATGGTTACAGAGAACATTTATACTAGTGAGATAAAAACAACCTTTGAACAAACCTCCTCATGGTAAATGAAATATTCACTTATAGTTAATACAGGAAACACTTATCCAAAAAAAAGATGTACAGAAAGACCAACTCTTCATTCAGAAAAATTCAGAAACAAAGGAAGACCGTTCAACCTGTCAGTCACCACTACCAATAATTTTTACCTCAATAACATTATCCTCTTCCGGTAACCAGACCCTAGATTTGATTCTTTCACTTCTGTCtaaaaaacccaacccatcatATACCCAACATTTTATCCTACCAtgaaatttatacaccaaactaAGACAAGCTATTAACTTCACCTTGGACAGGCCAATCATCCAAAATTTTTTGACAGAGACCAATCATTTTAACATTCTACTGAAACTTATATTTCAACACaggattacaagttattttaaCATTCTACTGAAACTTATATTTCAACACaggattacaagttattttaaCATTGAGATCCATGGAGCTCATAGCACAAGTGTAGAGTTGATCCTACACCAAAGTGTTATGCTCACTGCTAAATGGCATCGGTCTGACAAGCAACCATAATATACAAGGAACTTGGAAAATGAAAGGAGAAAGTTGCACAGGAAAAATGTCACTTTGTCAATCCACTGATGGTGTTGACACATGGTCAAGCAACAAAAGTTATTGACATCTCAGGAATACAGAAACAATCGGGTCCTGAATATTGAGAACCAACAAGCTGCTATTAATGTCTTACCGAGTGCATGCACCAATGTCATTTCTGATTATCTACCCACATGAAAAAACAAGCAAGTTATGAGAATGACCCCTTAGGGAGCTTTAGAAACAGCGTCTCATTTATTCCCGGTAAAGCACAATTCAATCATAACCTGGACAGCTGAATGTTTTCCTGATAAGAGTTGAAATGTATCCTAAGGTCCCAAATTGGACCAAAGGAACTCTATCGGCTATATTTAAAACTAATAAATAAGTGTTTCTGAATTGCTATCCTCTAAGAGTTTTTATTGAGTTATTAACATGGAACCTCGTATTATTTGCACAAAATGAAGGGTATCCCAGGCTTCTGCTGGCTCTATCTGTGCTTTTTGACACCTATATACTCTTTTAAAAGAACTAATGATATCCCCCAAATAGTTTGCAAAAATGAGTGAGCTCGTCAGACAATCACCTGAACCGACATCCAGAGCATGCATACCAGGCTGCAACCTGTCCTCCAATAATTCAAGACACATAGCATGCATATGAGGTGCTGAGATAGTGGCATTGTAACCTATACTCATGGGGCTATCAACGTAAGCAGGAGTACCCTCAGGTACAAACAAACCCCTATCTACAGCTTCCATTATTTCTGTTACTTTCTGTGACTTTATTACTCCATATCTTTGCAACTGCTTAATCATTCCCTTGTTTCTGTTAACGCCACTGCCGCTCCAAAATTGCTGTTGAcaaacataaaacaagattgaagTAAGAGATAACAAATAAGCCCATCTGTTGACCTGCTCAATGTTGACATGCACAGCAGTCAAAACAATTGAATTATGCGGCAAAACAATAATAGATGATGTAAGATTTTATTCATAGAGGTAGAGATCAGATAATGTATCAGGAAGAGTTGCTTGCCAGAATTCCAAGAGTTTGGCAAATAACTAGTTATCCAGATACCCAATCTTCCCTTTCTGTTCACTTTTGCACTGAAGCTTGAAATGAAAACTTAATTGAAAGAAATTCTGCTATCTCTCCCAGGCCATTCTTTAGGTTGCACCTCTTATGAAGGAACACTCgtacaatataatacaatataATAGCCAAAAGGATGTGAGGCTTGTCCAACTATTGACTGCGTGCAGTTTGACTACTCCATCGTACCCTGTTACCTCCCACCACCATAGGTACCAAGTAACTCCCTTTTTTCTTAGCTAGCGTTTGGCAATAGATTTAGTCGAAACTTGGAAAAATGAGCTTTTGAAGTTGTGTTGAAAAGTAGTTTTTGCAACTTGAAgctgtgtttggacatgcattttacttgaaaaatttgaagtttcGTGAGTGGACCCattttttggaatttgaaaactttttgaagataaattttcaaaaactgatcaaatttcataaacaaacaatggtttcagtttttttttttggggggttgaAAATCTATGTCCAAACGGGAGCTTaaagggaaaggaaaagaatgcaTATGGCATATCAGCTTATTGGATACTATTTTGATCTCAGGACAGTTTACAACTTGAGGGGGAGAACAAACAACCATTAACCTTATGTACTTCTCTAAGTTAGGGTTTCCATATCACAACAAATTGGAAAAATTCGCTAACACCGAAACGATATACTACAGTGATGTGGTGAACTGGTGATGTATCCTGTAAATTAGCACTCGAAATGTTTCCAGACACTTCTAAAGAATATTTCCAGAAGAAATTAATCATCCGAACCAGGTCCCTTGTAATTCTTGCTATTCCAGTCACTAGAACTTTTCCGTTACTagtaattttgtttttcaattcACTGTTGGGAAATTTACAATCACAACAGAGTATTATCACGAAATAAACGATCATTTCAAACCagtaaattaaaacaaaacaattaatgtaaaaagaaaagaaagaaagagtaccTCCATTCGAGAGAAGAGAGAGTTTCCCGTGAAGAAGGATGAAGAGAAGAGGGGATATTTGAGGGGTTGGAGTGGATGAGCGTAGAATAAAGAGTAAGTGTGCTTTAAAGGCGCACGGTAGCGGAAACCATACGCTATAGCTACTGACACACAATGTAAGGATATTGAAGACGGCATTATTCACCACTTCGTGACTTGTCCATCCTTTAATCAAGCATCTTCTACCTCTTTCTTTACTCTTCTCTTCCCACGtgtctttctccatttttcttcttattgGGCCTTCAAATAAAGTGGGCCTTACCTATCTTGGTGGGCTTTGTCTGGCCCATTTTTTGTCCACCCAAAGCCTAGCTTTTTTTGGCGTGGATTGGctttcatttggggtggtctttaatttttgtccttcaaattggtggtctttaagttttgtccttcgcctaatacacCGAGGTTGTGGGTTTGAAACCtaactcagtaaaaaaaaaaaaaaatgcaaggcagaatttcgcAAATCTTCCCACAGAATTTGAGCCTTAAGGCAAAAATTTGCAAATTCTGTCTGTAAGGCCCAAATTCTGCCTAAAgggtaaaagttaaagaccaccattttgaggggcaaaattaaagaccaccccagcgaagggcaatcctgcaaattgcccaaaacCTATTGAGAGCCCCATGGGTCAATTTTCTTTGAAGAAATGAGCAAATAACCAAATTTAActcttttttcaaaactattcaaCATTTAGCTCTTTTTAATTCAACAATAAAATTTGCACTAAAGTACTCCTACCtaaagcatgaaaaaaaaaatgcaatacAATAACTCCAGCACATTGTGTTGAAGTTCGAAAATTCCTGAAGCTTGAAATGTGCAGTTCGAGAACTGTAAGTCAGTGTCATGTGAATTTAGATGAACCACCTTTTGATTATTCAAAAGAAATAAGGTATCAATTAATCAATCAAGCCCCAAGTTAAAACTAGTTATgagcaaaaaatatatattctgTTTTACATGGACCCATTTTATTTTAATGTCTCTAATTTGTGCCAAAGCTTATAGTATTATATAATGTTTGTTGCAGAACCCGGTAAAAGTTAATCTATTCATTTCTCGGCAAAGTTGGAGGCATATCTTGGAAATCCGGTTCCTGGAATGCGACCAAAAGAATCTTGGAAACTTGAACAGCTGGTTTTTCTTTCGTACATttattaaagttaaaaattgAGGATTCATATTCCAAAATCCCTTCAGAAAGCCAATACTCCACATGATACATACTCTTTCTTCATAGGAGTATTTCTTACTGAACTTTTTCCATCTTCTTGTCATCATATATAAGAGGTTTTTCTAGAGAATAATGAAACAAACAACACTACCAAACACATCCTTACAAAATCTTTTATCCTTTGTTTATTTTTGAAACAACATATACAATGATCAGTTGAAAATGGATTCATTTGTTACGTACTGTACAAAGTTGCCACGAATATTGTTAAAAACTTCCTCAAGTGATGTAATTACTTAATTAGGATTACTCTCTTCCGACAATATATACTTCTAGATGAGTCTCGGATCGAGAAACTAttctttttatataatttatttggAGAGAGATGGACTCATGAATAAAAAAGAGAGATCCTTTAGTTATATTTTGAAGGGTTCATTTCATTAATCTCACTCAATTTTTACTTTATTGCACAAAAGTTGGCTCAGCTGCTTCGCATATTACACCGTATTACCCGAAGGAGGGGCATGCTACAAGAGCGTAGGTGAGTGATAAGctcataaaatatattttgtaacaaGAAAAATCGTTCAACTTACTTAAGCATCACAAAATTCACATATTTTTTTGTACTAAAAAGTGACCCAACTTTACGTAATGCATATAAATCCACTATGAGAAAACACATAATTGTTTTCTACGATACATTACTTAGAGCATTTGGATGGGCTCACAACTTATGGCTTATAAGTCATAATTAAGTTAATAAGAATCCTAGCTTATATCTTTTGaataattattgttattttagcTTGAAAGCACTTTTCTATCTTACTCAAACACTATAAAGGGGCTTAAAAGCTCTTTTAActtaaaaacacctaaaataagacaattcaaacatgaTCTAGGTAAAGTTGAGTGATTCTTAGTTACGAAAAAATGTTATGTGGCCTTTGTGATACTTAGATAAAATTGAGTGACATTTCATTACAAGAAATAGTTTAGTGACTCTAatgcaacaaaataaaaattgagtGACCATTTGAACTATGAATCGTAAGATGAAACATTACAATTAAGCTGCATTTCTAAATTCCATTAGTTATATTTTCGACATTTATGTGAAACATATTCGACGGTAGATCTATATGCGTTGTCTGGATTACTCTTGTCTATGGGAACagttcaaaatataaatgttcatgtttttgagaaaaataataatcttaATAAATATCTCGACAAGTTTGCTTCATTTAAATGCTACAGCCAATAATTTCCATCAAATGtatattatctataatttaaaTTCGTTGTTTGATGCTTGTAGTACAAACTTGTTTGtagtttttatatcttttttaaAAGAGATCTTCActtttacacataagagatctgaaaaagtcattttcttctatttaattTGTAAGTGGCCATAagagatcatatatatatatatatatatatatatatatatatatatatatatatatatatatatatattaaaggggggtagtaaatttttcaataagttctttcaataagaaaagttcaaaggacaaagcaggaaattaatgttgtttttaaataaatttttaacaatcctacttcacttcctcactcctatatttcttcttatcatgtagttataattaattttctgtctatctcccaagtttaatatttttttttaacagtaaaaaatgaacaataacttatatatatatatatatatatatatatatatatatattttttttttttatcttaatgGGACTTTGTCCGTGCATTTAATTTTGTTATAccgttcatctctttctcttaaccttttGTTCTTAATAGCCATTTTCGTTAACCACACCCCAGAACTACCGCCAACATCATCCTTTatcatttggacattaaaacgCCTCTTTaaaacctaggaatttacaagattaatccatcgaggttattaagaagttaagagaataacatatactaagaataacaaattcatgaggataaggaagtaattacttaaacataataatcacaaaataatttacataatagAGAGATTAGTTTAAAATATAGTAAATAAACTTACAtggtttgaagaaggagagagGTTTCTTTTCTGGGAACCCC
This Lycium ferocissimum isolate CSIRO_LF1 unplaced genomic scaffold, AGI_CSIRO_Lferr_CH_V1 ctg18349, whole genome shotgun sequence DNA region includes the following protein-coding sequences:
- the LOC132042841 gene encoding protein-L-isoaspartate O-methyltransferase 1-like, which translates into the protein MPSSISLHCVSVAIAYGFRYRAPLKHTYSLFYAHPLQPLKYPLFSSSFFTGNSLFSRMEQFWSGSGVNRNKGMIKQLQRYGVIKSQKVTEIMEAVDRGLFVPEGTPAYVDSPMSIGYNATISAPHMHAMCLELLEDRLQPGMHALDVGSGTGYLTACFALMVGPQGRAVGVEHIPELVAWSIKNVEKSAAAPLLKEGSLSLHVGDGRKGWPEHAPYDAIHVGAAAADVPQDLIDQLKPGGRMVIPVGTFFQDLKVIDKKLDGSISVRSETSVRYVPLTSREAQIKGT